One part of the Lotus japonicus ecotype B-129 chromosome 2, LjGifu_v1.2 genome encodes these proteins:
- the LOC130739754 gene encoding uncharacterized protein LOC130739754 has product MRTENLLEIEEQVRNRNTRKKTKQSKMEHDEDEEAPLAVQIQGLDESVSQQSSVGVTLITGYLGAGKSTLVNHILNSQHGKRIAVILNEFGEEIGVERAMINEGDGGAMVEEWVELANGCICCTVKHSLVQALEQLVQRKERLDHILLETTGLANPAPLASVLWLDEQLESDVKLDSIVTVVDAKNVRLQIDQHRRSSSYPEAYFQIAFADIIILNKVDLVSAEGSGALKELEEEIHNINSLVEIIHSVKCQVDLSKILNRHAYDTARAPHLETLLEESCSLSTKKLHDSGVRTICISEQKTIDIDKTRIWLEEILWEKKYDMDVYRCKGVLSVQNSDQLHTLQAVRELYEIVPARKWEREENRMNKIVFIGHNLKEDVLIHSFRACVTC; this is encoded by the exons ATGAGAACCGAAAACTTGTTGGAAATAGAAGAACAAGTGCGAAACAGAAACACAAGAAAGAAAACCAAGCAGTCGAAGATGGAGCACGACGAAgatgaagaagcacctcttgCTGTTCAGATTCAAGGGCTTGATGAATCCGTTTCTCAACAATCTTCTGTTGGGGTCACCCTCATCACCGGCTATCTTGGTGCTGGCAAGTCTACT TTAGTGAATCATATTTTGAATTCGCAACATGGAAAGAGGATTGCTGTCATCCTGAATGAGTTTGGTGAGGAGATTGGCGTGGAAAGAGCTATGATTAATGAAGGGGATGGCGGTGCAATGGTTGAAGAGTGGGTTGAGCTTGCCAATGGGTGTATATGTTGCACGGTCAAACATAGTCTAGTTCAAGCACTTGAGCAGCTTGTACAGAGGAAGGAAAG GCTTGACCATATATTGCTGGAAACTACTGGATTGGCAAATCCAGCACCTTTGGCTTCTGTTCTTTGGTTGGATGAACAATTAGAGTCAGACGTGAAGTTAGATTCTATCGTCACT GTGGTGGATGCCAAGAATGTTCGCCTCCAGATTGATCAGCATCGTCGCTCATCTTCATATCCAGAAGCATATTTTCAAATTGCATTTGCG GACATTATAATTCTTAACAAGGTTGATTTGGTATCTGCAGAGGGCTCTGGAGCTCTGAAGGAACTTGAGGAGGAAATCCATAACATTAACTCCCTTGTGGAGATAATTCATTCTGTCAAATGTCAAGTTGACTTGTCTAAGATATTGAACCGCCATGCATATGATACTGca CGTGCCCCACATTTGGAGACATTGTTGGAAgaaagttgttctttgtctacTAAAAAGCTTCATGATAGTGGTGTGAGAACTATATGCATTTCTGAGCAAAAGACTATTGATATTGATAAG ACTCGTATATGGCTTGAGGAGATTCTTTGGGAGAAGAAATATGATATGGATGTCTACCGTTGCAAAGGAGTGCTGAGTGTTCAAAATTCTGATCAACTGCATACTTTACAG GCGGTGAGGGAACTATATGAGATTGTTCCAGCCCGCAAGtgggaaagagaagaaaaccgaATGAATAAGATAGTTTTTATTG GTCATAATCTGAAAGAAGATGTTCTAATTCATTCATTCAGAGCTTGTGTAACCTGTTAA